The proteins below come from a single Bryobacter aggregatus MPL3 genomic window:
- a CDS encoding serine hydrolase has product MEHLGIRQTILILVFAVASFAQESKAKFDELVSAYAKQGFFSGSVLVAKGGKPVFEKAYGMANYEWNLPNAVDTKLRLGSITKQFAATAILQLEEAGKLKVSDKACAYLPACPEAWKPVTLHQLLTHTSGIPNFTSFPEYRNIQAKPSRYDEQVKVVWEKPLDFDPGTKYQYSNTGYLILGKIIEKASGKNWEDYVRESIFLPAGMSDTRADSNTDLIARRANGYLSNSGTTLNAGYINMAIPGAAGALLSTAHDLYLWDRALAAGKLLKPETAARMWTVEKNGYAYGWTVNTAEGRTTQGHNGGIDGFSTSIERVPADGVLVVVLSNFQDGQVGLLKTALMKMAYGETVEIPKQHVETRLDSALLDEYIGTYEMSPEFRLVVTREGDQLMTQATGQGKLPIYAEQKDVFFPKRMPATLTFVRENGKVTGLILHQNGRDMKAKRL; this is encoded by the coding sequence ATGGAGCATCTGGGTATCCGTCAAACGATTCTGATCCTGGTTTTTGCGGTTGCGAGCTTCGCGCAAGAATCAAAAGCGAAGTTCGACGAGTTGGTGTCGGCTTATGCGAAGCAGGGCTTCTTCAGTGGCAGTGTGCTGGTGGCCAAAGGTGGCAAGCCGGTTTTTGAGAAGGCCTACGGCATGGCGAACTATGAGTGGAATCTGCCGAATGCGGTGGATACGAAATTGCGCCTGGGCAGCATCACAAAACAGTTTGCCGCCACTGCCATCTTGCAACTGGAAGAAGCCGGCAAGCTGAAGGTGAGCGACAAGGCCTGCGCCTATCTGCCCGCCTGTCCCGAGGCTTGGAAGCCCGTGACCCTGCACCAACTGCTGACCCATACCTCTGGCATTCCGAACTTTACAAGCTTTCCGGAATACCGCAACATCCAGGCCAAGCCTTCCCGCTATGACGAGCAGGTGAAAGTGGTCTGGGAGAAGCCGCTGGATTTTGATCCCGGGACGAAGTACCAATACTCAAACACTGGATACCTCATTCTCGGAAAGATCATCGAGAAGGCGAGTGGAAAGAACTGGGAAGACTATGTGCGCGAGTCGATCTTCCTTCCTGCGGGCATGAGCGACACGCGGGCGGACAGCAATACCGATCTGATCGCGAGACGGGCCAATGGGTATCTGAGCAATAGCGGCACTACCCTCAATGCCGGCTACATCAACATGGCGATTCCGGGAGCGGCGGGCGCGTTGCTGTCGACGGCGCACGACCTATATCTGTGGGATCGGGCTCTTGCTGCCGGCAAGTTGCTGAAGCCGGAGACTGCCGCACGGATGTGGACGGTGGAGAAGAACGGCTATGCCTATGGCTGGACCGTGAATACGGCTGAGGGTAGAACCACTCAGGGGCACAATGGGGGCATTGATGGCTTCTCCACCTCGATTGAGAGAGTGCCTGCCGACGGCGTGCTGGTGGTCGTGTTGAGCAACTTCCAGGATGGGCAAGTGGGCTTGTTGAAAACAGCTTTGATGAAGATGGCCTATGGAGAAACGGTGGAGATTCCGAAGCAGCATGTTGAGACCCGGCTCGATTCTGCGCTGCTCGACGAATATATCGGCACCTATGAGATGAGCCCGGAGTTCCGGCTGGTCGTGACCCGCGAGGGCGACCAGTTGATGACCCAGGCCACCGGACAGGGGAAGTTGCCGATCTATGCCGAGCAGAAGGATGTCTTCTTCCCAAAGAGAATGCCGGCCACCCTGACTTTCGTTCGTGAGAACGGTAAGGTGACCGGCTTGATTCTCCATCAGAATGGCCGCGACATGAAGGCGAAGCGGCTTTAG
- the tpiA gene encoding triose-phosphate isomerase, whose amino-acid sequence MRKPLMAANWKMFKTPADTTAFFSAFLPLVKDASQSEIAVCAPFIDLPAALTAAAGSNVSVGAQNLYWANEGAFTGEISGPMLKALGCTWVIVGHSERRQYFGETDETVLRRTKAAIAAGLKVILCVGEMLEEREANQTEAVLHKQFGAGVAGLTPEEFAEVVIAYEPVWAIGTGKTATPEMAADAHKTIRHLAAAAFGEAAAASLRILYGGSVKPDNVSSLMAQEEIDGALVGGASLDPASFSKIVNF is encoded by the coding sequence ATGCGTAAACCTTTGATGGCCGCGAACTGGAAAATGTTCAAGACGCCTGCCGACACCACTGCTTTTTTCTCCGCCTTCCTCCCGTTGGTCAAGGATGCCTCGCAAAGCGAGATCGCCGTCTGTGCGCCTTTTATCGACCTTCCCGCCGCGCTCACTGCGGCTGCCGGCTCAAACGTCTCCGTTGGAGCGCAGAATCTGTACTGGGCGAATGAAGGCGCCTTTACCGGCGAAATTTCCGGTCCGATGTTGAAGGCTCTCGGCTGCACCTGGGTGATCGTTGGCCACTCGGAGCGTCGCCAGTACTTTGGCGAGACCGATGAAACCGTTCTGCGCCGCACCAAGGCCGCAATCGCCGCTGGTCTCAAGGTCATCCTCTGCGTCGGCGAGATGCTGGAAGAGCGCGAAGCGAACCAGACCGAAGCCGTACTACACAAGCAATTTGGCGCGGGTGTTGCCGGACTGACGCCGGAAGAGTTCGCCGAAGTCGTCATCGCCTATGAACCGGTCTGGGCGATCGGCACCGGCAAGACGGCCACGCCGGAAATGGCCGCCGATGCCCACAAAACCATTCGCCATCTGGCAGCAGCAGCCTTTGGCGAAGCAGCGGCCGCCAGTCTTCGGATTCTCTATGGCGGGTCCGTCAAGCCGGACAATGTCAGTTCCTTGATGGCTCAGGAAGAGATTGACGGCGCGCTCGTCGGCGGCGCCAGCCTCGACCCGGCCAGCTTCTCAAAGATCGTCAACTTCTAA
- a CDS encoding ectonucleotide pyrophosphatase/phosphodiesterase — MRFLLLLLTGIIAASSQTRPLIVISIDGLDHRYLRDAGPLGLKIPTLRKMMSEGERSEGLVGAVPTVTWPSHTTMITGVPPRVHGILNNRRPASDTGDYYWMADMLRVKTLWHATRKAGLKSAAITWPVTVNADIDFNLPEYFRGRQGGSMDYISIFEKATPGLIEEIERFDPSFHQDWVDDRTRKIATVFLLKNKKPDLLLLHLVDLDAVAHEHGPFGKEAHEALERIDSYLAEILAVVPRNAVVAVHGDHGFERIDQELSIPAFARQLNAKTKLISIGGLLASSDQATADAMRASKELGREVPNRELLHFAPEAAKQGIVAAFEPKRHQAFTNTASQSLHMPPHERGNHGFWPGLEDYRAAFLLWGAGIDPALQPAAPMESAAERFAGILGVTLER; from the coding sequence ATGCGCTTTCTGCTTCTGCTACTCACTGGGATCATCGCCGCCTCGTCCCAAACTCGTCCCCTGATCGTGATCTCCATTGATGGCCTGGATCATCGCTACCTTCGCGATGCCGGTCCCCTCGGCCTTAAAATCCCCACATTGCGAAAGATGATGAGCGAAGGCGAACGATCCGAAGGCCTTGTCGGCGCAGTACCAACGGTCACCTGGCCGTCTCACACCACCATGATCACGGGCGTCCCTCCCAGAGTCCACGGGATATTGAACAATCGGCGTCCCGCAAGCGATACCGGCGACTACTACTGGATGGCAGACATGCTCCGCGTGAAAACACTGTGGCATGCGACACGCAAAGCAGGGCTCAAATCCGCGGCGATCACATGGCCAGTCACCGTCAACGCCGATATCGACTTCAACCTCCCCGAATACTTCCGTGGCCGTCAGGGCGGCAGCATGGACTACATTTCGATCTTCGAAAAAGCAACACCCGGCCTCATCGAAGAGATTGAGCGCTTCGATCCCAGCTTCCACCAGGACTGGGTGGATGACCGCACCCGGAAGATCGCGACGGTCTTTCTCCTCAAGAACAAAAAACCTGACCTCCTGCTCCTGCACCTTGTCGATCTCGATGCCGTGGCCCATGAACATGGTCCTTTTGGAAAAGAAGCACACGAGGCCCTCGAACGGATCGACAGCTACCTTGCCGAGATCCTGGCGGTGGTCCCCCGCAACGCCGTCGTCGCTGTTCATGGGGACCATGGCTTTGAACGCATCGATCAGGAACTCAGCATCCCCGCCTTTGCTCGCCAGTTGAACGCGAAGACCAAACTGATCTCAATCGGAGGTCTGCTAGCCAGTTCCGACCAGGCAACAGCAGATGCCATGCGCGCGTCGAAAGAACTGGGCCGTGAAGTTCCGAATCGTGAGTTGCTGCACTTTGCACCGGAGGCGGCAAAGCAAGGCATCGTTGCAGCTTTCGAGCCCAAGCGCCATCAGGCCTTCACCAATACGGCCAGCCAGAGCCTCCACATGCCTCCGCACGAGCGCGGAAATCATGGGTTCTGGCCTGGTCTCGAAGACTATCGCGCCGCATTTCTCCTCTGGGGCGCAGGAATTGACCCCGCCCTGCAACCCGCCGCGCCGATGGAATCTGCGGCCGAACGCTTTGCCGGGATCCTCGGCGTCACGCTCGAACGCTAA
- a CDS encoding TonB-dependent receptor, whose amino-acid sequence MIKAFRLTPILVLFLWACASLSAQNSAGNASIAGIVLDSSGAAIAGAKVIVENTENGLRRELTTNASGVFSAPALIPGTGYKVIVTQSGFAEYSTVGITLAVGASLNLPIRLAVAGAAAQVDVTSEVPLVESAKTDVSQLVDTKQIQDLPINGRRVDSFVLLTPAVVPDGTFGLLSFRGVSGHNSFLTDGNDTTNQFYNENAGRTRISSQISQDAVQEFQVISNNMTAEYGRAMGGVVNTVTRSGGNQIHGTAFWFFRNRTLNARDRYASFNPPEVRHQAGGTIGGPIKKDKLFYFLNFEATRRRFPLLASVTNAPLFDANGNFLDTLANGQPQCTASAAQCAAAKTFLTTRNFGLVNRTADSEVALGKIDYRPNDRNSFSFSLNYVNWISPNGIQTQAVLNTGSGIGNNADSTVRTRYGRAVWTFIPTATSLNEARFGWFKDRLFDDASAAFLTPELGRAGLTINGVSNLGYATSYPRLNPSEQRFSFGDAFSKTSGKHSMKFGIDFASTQDYQNQLTTQYGLYNYSTFTNFALDFTGNGTLQAKNWNTYAQAFGNPIVDITVKDLSWFAQDQYRVTPKLILNYGVRWDYAFIPQPSITNPDYDQTGKIPSPKKNFSPRLGAAYSMFGGKTVVRAGYGIFFSRYQTGLINTLFINNNVYQRYLTLQATTAADKALGPVFPNNLASLDRTPPPGTTSLSLADRNLRNPYTHQANFGIEQKLSNQMSMTVSYLWSRGVRLYTVRDLNAGPIGAPVTYSILDTNRAVTGTYTTDTYRGPRPDPRYQRINQIENGGLSYYDGLAVQVNRRMARGFQAGVSYTWSHAIDLFAGGGNNTIFFSGGPTSYSNGNYSAEKGSSAIDTRHRASINFLWEPQWGLHSDKSFVKYVLAGWQLSQITTLQTGQPAQATVSVSGAAFTGALFNSSLNGLGGSNRVPFVPINGLQVDPVRRADIRLSKAFAFTDHKRLFLYFEAFNVTNSQYDTSIRTQQYTAATNSLQLVPAVGFGTGSASQGFPDGTNARRAQVGARFVF is encoded by the coding sequence ATGATTAAGGCTTTCAGGCTGACCCCAATTCTCGTTTTATTTTTATGGGCGTGTGCTTCTCTCTCCGCTCAGAACAGTGCTGGTAATGCCAGTATTGCCGGTATAGTTTTAGACAGTTCCGGAGCTGCCATCGCGGGCGCGAAGGTCATTGTTGAAAATACCGAAAACGGTTTGCGTCGTGAACTCACGACAAATGCATCTGGCGTCTTCTCCGCTCCGGCCCTGATTCCTGGGACGGGTTACAAGGTGATCGTCACTCAGTCTGGATTTGCAGAGTATTCTACAGTCGGCATCACGCTGGCGGTAGGTGCATCCCTCAACCTTCCGATTCGCTTAGCTGTGGCTGGGGCCGCAGCCCAGGTGGATGTAACGAGCGAGGTACCTCTGGTGGAGTCTGCGAAAACGGATGTGTCGCAACTCGTTGACACAAAGCAGATCCAAGACCTTCCGATCAATGGACGCCGTGTCGACTCCTTTGTTCTTCTAACTCCTGCCGTTGTGCCTGACGGCACCTTCGGCTTGCTGAGCTTCCGCGGTGTATCTGGCCATAACTCGTTTCTAACGGACGGCAATGATACAACCAACCAGTTCTATAACGAAAATGCTGGCCGCACGCGTATCTCCAGCCAGATCTCGCAAGATGCGGTGCAGGAATTCCAGGTGATTTCCAACAACATGACTGCCGAGTATGGCCGTGCGATGGGTGGTGTGGTGAACACCGTAACGCGCTCGGGTGGCAACCAGATCCACGGAACCGCTTTCTGGTTTTTCCGCAATCGTACGCTGAATGCGCGCGATCGCTACGCTTCCTTTAATCCTCCTGAGGTACGCCATCAGGCTGGCGGCACCATTGGTGGCCCGATCAAGAAGGATAAGCTGTTTTACTTTTTGAACTTCGAAGCCACGCGCCGCCGCTTTCCTTTGCTGGCCAGTGTGACGAATGCACCGTTGTTTGACGCAAACGGAAACTTTCTGGACACCCTGGCAAATGGACAACCGCAATGCACCGCTTCTGCTGCCCAGTGCGCTGCCGCGAAAACCTTTCTGACCACGCGTAACTTTGGTCTGGTCAATCGCACTGCTGATTCCGAAGTGGCGCTTGGCAAGATTGATTACCGCCCCAATGACCGTAATTCCTTCAGCTTCAGCTTGAATTACGTGAACTGGATTTCTCCGAATGGCATTCAGACCCAGGCCGTTCTAAACACTGGCAGCGGTATCGGGAACAATGCGGATTCGACTGTGCGCACCCGTTACGGCCGCGCGGTCTGGACCTTCATTCCAACGGCAACCAGTTTGAATGAAGCCCGCTTTGGCTGGTTCAAAGATCGCTTGTTCGATGATGCTAGCGCCGCGTTTCTGACTCCAGAACTGGGCCGCGCCGGCTTGACGATCAATGGCGTCTCCAACCTCGGTTATGCCACCTCTTATCCCCGCTTGAATCCTTCCGAACAGCGTTTCTCCTTCGGCGACGCCTTCTCGAAGACCTCGGGCAAGCACTCCATGAAGTTCGGGATTGATTTTGCTTCGACGCAGGACTACCAGAATCAGTTGACCACGCAGTACGGCCTGTACAACTACTCGACGTTTACGAACTTCGCTCTCGACTTTACCGGTAACGGTACGCTCCAGGCTAAGAACTGGAACACCTATGCCCAGGCCTTTGGCAATCCGATTGTCGACATCACGGTGAAGGACCTCTCCTGGTTTGCACAGGACCAATACCGTGTGACACCGAAGCTCATCCTCAACTACGGCGTCCGTTGGGACTATGCGTTCATCCCGCAGCCTTCCATCACCAATCCGGACTATGACCAGACCGGCAAGATTCCTTCGCCGAAGAAGAACTTCTCGCCGCGCCTGGGCGCTGCTTACTCGATGTTTGGGGGCAAGACGGTCGTGCGTGCGGGGTACGGCATCTTCTTCTCGCGCTATCAGACCGGCCTGATTAACACACTGTTCATCAACAACAACGTCTACCAGCGGTACCTGACGCTGCAGGCTACGACGGCTGCCGATAAGGCGCTGGGCCCGGTCTTCCCGAACAATCTGGCGAGCCTCGACCGCACGCCGCCTCCGGGAACCACCAGCCTGTCGCTGGCTGATCGCAACCTGCGGAATCCGTATACGCACCAGGCGAATTTCGGGATCGAGCAGAAGCTTTCGAATCAGATGAGCATGACGGTCTCCTATCTCTGGAGCCGTGGCGTTCGTCTCTATACGGTTCGTGACCTGAATGCCGGCCCGATTGGCGCACCTGTGACCTACTCGATTCTCGATACGAATCGTGCCGTGACTGGTACCTACACTACCGATACCTATCGGGGACCGCGTCCGGACCCGCGCTACCAGCGCATCAACCAGATTGAGAATGGTGGTCTGTCTTACTATGACGGTCTCGCCGTTCAGGTGAATCGTCGGATGGCGCGCGGCTTCCAGGCCGGAGTTTCCTACACCTGGTCGCATGCGATCGACCTGTTCGCAGGTGGTGGCAACAACACGATCTTCTTCTCCGGCGGCCCCACCTCTTACTCGAATGGCAACTATTCTGCAGAGAAGGGTTCTTCCGCAATTGATACGCGCCACCGCGCGTCGATCAACTTCCTGTGGGAACCGCAATGGGGACTCCACTCCGATAAGTCGTTCGTGAAGTACGTGCTTGCCGGATGGCAGTTGTCGCAGATTACAACGCTGCAGACGGGGCAACCCGCGCAGGCGACTGTTTCCGTGAGTGGCGCGGCCTTTACCGGTGCGCTCTTTAACAGTTCGCTGAATGGGTTGGGCGGTTCCAACCGTGTACCCTTTGTTCCCATCAATGGCCTGCAGGTGGACCCGGTTCGCCGCGCAGACATTCGATTGTCGAAGGCTTTTGCCTTTACGGATCACAAGCGCCTCTTCCTTTACTTTGAAGCGTTTAACGTGACGAATTCACAGTACGACACCAGCATCCGTACGCAGCAGTACACGGCAGCAACGAACTCGTTGCAACTGGTGCCTGCCGTTGGCTTCGGAACGGGCAGCGCCTCGCAGGGCTTCCCGGACGGAACCAATGCACGCCGCGCGCAAGTGGGCGCACGCTTCGTCTTCTAG